One region of Triticum aestivum cultivar Chinese Spring chromosome 6B, IWGSC CS RefSeq v2.1, whole genome shotgun sequence genomic DNA includes:
- the LOC123137283 gene encoding protein BONZAI 1, with the protein MGNCCSDEMGAGRHSVGPAASSADAASAASAAADRFLRSRGAGASTQIELSLSASNLGDQEYFFKSNPIVVVYSSNDGALEEIGRTEVIVNSSSPSWNAKIILQYQFEVLQPLVFHIYDIDPQFHEVGEKMLKLEEQQFLGEAICNLSDVITKQNRLFTLKLGVSEHNLPNRSKFGELTVHAEESAGSKALMEMVFHCSDLEIKDLLSKSDPFLLISRMSENGTPVPICKTEVRKNDLNPKWKPVIMSLQQVGSKENPLMIECFNFSSNGKHDLVGKMVKSIAELENMYHSGNGENFFVPASNAHDCHSNEVLKSQVYVEKYLENSRHTFIDYISAGCQLNLMVAIDYTASNGNPRLPDSLHYIDPSGRPNAYQRVILEIGDILQYYDPAKRIPSWGYGARPIDGPVSHCFNLNGSTYQPEVEGIQGIMSAYTSALRNVSLAGPTLFGPLLSTATAIASQSLTSNQQKYFILLIVTDGVVTDFQETIDAIIKASDFPLSIIVVGVGGADFKEMEFLDPNKGGRLESSTGRVASRDVIQFAPMKDVHGTGISIVQSLLAEIPGQFMTYMRTREIQAIS; encoded by the exons ATGGGGAACTGCTGCTCTGACGAGATGGGCGCCGGCCGCCACTCCgtcggccccgccgcctcctccgccgatGCCGCTTCCGCCGCTTCCGCCGCGGCTGATCGCTTCCTCCGCTCCCGCGGCGCCGGCGCGTCCACGCAGATCGAG TTATCTCTCTCCGCATCAAATTTGGGCGATCAAGAATATTTCTTCAAG AGCAATCCCATAGTCGTTGTGTATTCAAGCAATGATGGAGCACTTGAAGAAATTGGGCGCACTGAAGTTATTGTAAATTCATCGAGCCCGTCATGGAATGCAAAGATCATTTTGCAATACCAGTTTGAAGTTCTTCAGCCATTGGT GTTTCATATTTATGATATTGATCCGCAGTTTCATGAAGTCGGTGAAAAG ATGCTTAAACTGGAGGAGCAACAGTTTCTTGGAGAAGCCATCTGTAATTTATCCGAT GTTATCACCAAACAGAATAGATTGTTCACCCTAAAGCTTGGTGTTTCTGAGCACAACTTACCAAATCGTAGTAAATTTGGTGAGTTAACTGTTCATGCCGAAGAAAGTGCTGGTTCAAAAGCATTAATGGAAATGGTATTCCACTGTTCAGATCTTGAAATCAAGGATCTTCTTTCAAAAAGT GATCCTTTCTTGCTAATATCCAGAATGTCAGAGAACGGAACACCTGTTCCAATTTGCAAGACAGAAGTAAGGAAGAATGATCTCAATCCTAAGTGGAAGCCAGTGATTATGAGTCTCCAACAGGTCGGAAGTAAG GAGAATCCCCTCATGATAGAATGCTTCAACTTCAGTAGCAATGGCAAACATGACCTAGTTGG CAAGATGGTAAAATCAATCGCCGAATTGGAAAACATGTACCATAGTGGGAATGGTGAAAATTTCTTTGTTCCTGCCAGCAATGCACATGATTGTCATAGTAACGAG GTATTGAAGagccaggtatatgtggagaaataTCTTGAGAACAGTAGACATACTTTTATCGATTATATTTCTGCTGGGTGTCAattgaatttgatggtagccatcGACTACACAG CTTCAAATGGAAACCCTCGGCTTCCAGATTCCTTGCATTATATTGACCCCTCCGGACGGCCAAATGCATATCAAAGA GTAATACTGGAGATTGGAGATATACTACAGTACTATGATCCAGCTAAGCGTATCCCCTCTTGGGGCTATGGAGCAAGACCTATTGACGGTCCTGTTTCACACTGTTTCAACTTAAATGGCAGCACTTATCAGCCTGAG GTTGAGGGAATACAGGGAATTATGTCAGCTTATACCAGTGCGCTACGCAATGTGTCATTGGCTGGTCCTACACTCTTTGGTCCTCTACTTAGCACCGCTACAGCAATAGCAAGCCAATCCCTTACAAGCAACCAACAGAAATACTTTATTTTGTTAATAGTGACG GATGGTGTAGTGACTGATTTTCAGGAGACTATTGATGCAATCATAAAGGCATCCGATTTTCCTTTGTCCATCATTGTTGTTGGAGTTGGTGGGGCTGACTTCAAGGAAATGGAG TTTCTGGATCCAAATAAAGGGGGAAGATTGGAAAGCTCAACGGGGAGAGTTGCATCAAGGGATGTGATACAGTTCGCCCCAATGAAAGATGTGCATG GTACCGGGATATCCATAGTTCAGTCACTTCTTGCTGAAATACCTGGGCAGTTCATGACTTACATGAGAACAAGAGAAATTCAAGCAATTAGTTAA